A window of Dehalogenimonas sp. WBC-2 genomic DNA:
TACAAGGCCAATCAGATGGGAATAGCCAACCAGGATATTTGGATAGACCCCATCGCTACTCCGGTCAGCGGTGAAATAAGTCAGGTAACCGCCTGCGTTGAATTCATGGCAATGCTGCCGGACATAGCTCCTGGTTGCAAGTCTATTGTCGGACTGTCTAACGTCTCCAACGGTACCCCACAACATCTGCGCCCAATGCTGAATCGTACCTATCTGATTATGTTAATGCGCTACGGATTGTATGCAGCCATTGTAGATGCTTTTGACAAGGAGCTTCAGGAGATTGCGCGCGGCAGAGCTCAGGACATCGTTAATATAGTTCACCGTGCTATGGATGATGAAAACATCAATTTAAACTCTTTAAACAAGGTGGAACGGAATTATGTCAAGACGGTACGAGTATTAACAGGGCAGGCATTATATTCTGATTCATGGCTCGAAATCTGACTTAAATGACTAGCATTTTACCTTTACCCTCACCGGGCGGCTATGACTTGGCTTACGCCAAATCTTATGAAATAGCTTTTGACCGGTTGGACAGTTCCAATCTAACTAATATCTGCCACAGTAGCGGTGCTTACCTCCTTGGTGCCGAATCAATTGGGCTTAAATTTCTGGGATGCCAATACACCATTGATGTTAAACACCGGACTATCACATCAGCAGCAGGTATCTCCCAGATCACCGACAGCTTGATAATGTTACACTACCTAGTCACGGCAAGCGTTGAGACGCCGTCTGTCACTCAATCTGTTACATTCAGAGAATTGCCCGGCGGTAAAGCCTATTACCCCACTTTTATTAAACGAGCACTAAGTCCGGTAATAACGCATTTTAATGAGTCATTGGATCAACTGTCCATCGTTGCCCGGCACCTTGGTGGTGAACTGGTTTCTTTGGGAGATTTGGCAGTTAGTTTTAAAGTATTGCCACAAGTCACTGTGACATGGGTGATTTGGAAAGGTGACGGGGAATTCCCAACCCAGGGGACGGTTCTCTTTAATAACGGCATCAGCAAGTATCTACCT
This region includes:
- a CDS encoding 5-methyltetrahydrofolate:corrinoid iron-sulfur protein methyltransferase; translated protein: MVLLIGENINVMSRSIGAAFKERQSEPVRSVAKELTEACMDYLDLNIGPAKKHGAELMPWLVSTVQEVSDLPLSLDTTNIAAIEAGLKLCKQRALVNSVSLQPERIEQLLPLVKEHKAEMIGLLWGSDGMPRDANERCMLTVDLVYKANQMGIANQDIWIDPIATPVSGEISQVTACVEFMAMLPDIAPGCKSIVGLSNVSNGTPQHLRPMLNRTYLIMLMRYGLYAAIVDAFDKELQEIARGRAQDIVNIVHRAMDDENINLNSLNKVERNYVKTVRVLTGQALYSDSWLEI